TGATGCCGGCGGCCTCACGGTCGAACGTGTCGGCGGTGATGCCCTCATCACGCAGCTTCACCTTCTGCACCCGCTCGGTCGGCGTCTTGGGGAGCTCGGGGACGAACCGGATGTAGCGGGGCACCATGAAGTACGGCATCCGCTCCGCCATCCAGTGGGTGTACTCGATCGGGTCGGGGGCCTCCCCCTCGGGGATGCAGACGATCATGATCTCGTCCTCGCTGGAGGCACCCTCACCGGCCTTCACGCCGATCGCGGCGGCCTCCTTGATGTTCGGGTGGTCCGAGGCCTGACGCTCGACCTCCATCGAGGAGACGTTCTCGCCACGGCGCCGGATGTAGTCCTTCACCCGGTCCATGAAGTAGAAGTACCCCTCCTCGTCCATGCGGCCGAGGTCGCCGGTGTGGAGCTTCAGGTTCCGGAAGTCCTCGGCGGTCTTCTCCGGCATGCCGTAGTAGGCGCGCATCACGATGTTCGGGATCTTCATGTCCACCACGATCTCCCCCGGCGTGTTCGGGGGCAGCGGCCGGTCGGTGCCGGGCTCCACGATCGTCACCTCATACCCGGGGTTCGCCTTGCCCATCGACCCCGCGACAGCCGGCTTGGTCGGGTCCATGTAGGTCGCCATGCCGGTCTCGGTGAGGCCGTAGCCCTCGATGAACTTGACGCCGAACCGCTCCTGGAACTCGTTGTAGATGTCCTTCGGGGCCGGTGCCGCGAAGCACGTGTGGACCTTGTGGGCGCGGTCCAGGTCCGACGGCGGGATGTTCCAGATGAAGTACGACACCGCCCCGATCGAGTTGAAGACCGTCGCCTCGGCGTCCTTGATCTGCTGCCAGAACTTGCTGGAGGAAAAGCGCTCCACATAGGCGACCCGGCCGCCGGCGACAAGCGCCGGGTACCCCGACAGGACCTGGGCGTTGGAGTGGAACAACGGCAGACAACTGAAGAACGTGTCCTCCGCCAGGGACTCCACCGTCTTGCCGGCCGTCGCCGACACCACCTCCAACAGGCCACGCGCCGAGAAGTAGTCGGCGGCGTTCTGCTTGATGACACCCTTCGAGCGGCCCGTCGTGCCGGAGGTGAACATGATCCGGGCGTCATCGGTCCAGCTGTAGGTGATCCCATCCGGCTCACCGTCAGAGCCCTCCATCAACGCCTCGAGGGGCTCCCACTTCAGCGACGGGTCCGGGCCCTCCTGGTTGCCCGTCCTCATCACGATCACGTGCTCCAGGAGGGGGAGCTCGCCCTTGATGAGGTCGAGGCGGTCCAGGTACAGGTCCGAGATCACCAGCTTCTTGGCCTCGACGAGGTTGATCGTCCAGGACAGGAAATCACCCTTGTAGGCGGTGTTGATCGAGCTCATCACCGCACCCGCCTTGAGGATCCCGAACCACACCGGGATGAACTCCTCACAGTTCGGGAGCATCACGCTCACCGACTCACCCGGCTGCACGCCACGGGCGACCAACGAGTTGGCGATCCGGTTG
This region of Miltoncostaea oceani genomic DNA includes:
- a CDS encoding AMP-binding protein, producing the protein MGEWSDWYAREDPTKWVLAEVLKTRASETPDRDYLKFADNPWVSYGEVNARANRIANSLVARGVQPGESVSVMLPNCEEFIPVWFGILKAGAVMSSINTAYKGDFLSWTINLVEAKKLVISDLYLDRLDLIKGELPLLEHVIVMRTGNQEGPDPSLKWEPLEALMEGSDGEPDGITYSWTDDARIMFTSGTTGRSKGVIKQNAADYFSARGLLEVVSATAGKTVESLAEDTFFSCLPLFHSNAQVLSGYPALVAGGRVAYVERFSSSKFWQQIKDAEATVFNSIGAVSYFIWNIPPSDLDRAHKVHTCFAAPAPKDIYNEFQERFGVKFIEGYGLTETGMATYMDPTKPAVAGSMGKANPGYEVTIVEPGTDRPLPPNTPGEIVVDMKIPNIVMRAYYGMPEKTAEDFRNLKLHTGDLGRMDEEGYFYFMDRVKDYIRRRGENVSSMEVERQASDHPNIKEAAAIGVKAGEGASSEDEIMIVCIPEGEAPDPIEYTHWMAERMPYFMVPRYIRFVPELPKTPTERVQKVKLRDEGITADTFDREAAGITIKR